The DNA window CGCGAGCGGGACAAGCCGACCGGCCTTCCGGTCCGCCTCAGCCTCAGCGATGAGCTTTCGGATCTTCGGGCTGTGCTCGAGCACGAAATCCTCGAGATCGTCTTCCGAAAGTGCCGTGATCGACGCCGCCGGCTTCCCGCGGTACGTGATGATC is part of the Candidatus Rokuibacteriota bacterium genome and encodes:
- a CDS encoding type II toxin-antitoxin system prevent-host-death family antitoxin, yielding MKVASAVELKNKTNELLRQVMKGEAVIITYRGKPAASITALSEDDLEDFVLEHSPKIRKLIAEAEADRKAGRLVPLAAYEGKKPDR